Part of the Lolium rigidum isolate FL_2022 chromosome 6, APGP_CSIRO_Lrig_0.1, whole genome shotgun sequence genome, gcggcatccgtgtcctttcagttatgaacatgtgtatcactactatcgagctttaataagaataaaccattcatctcaggtgcatgacaataaaagatattattcatataaattgaacaaccattattctctaacttaaatgaataaccatctcgcaataaacaagatccagatataatgttcatgcttaacgcaggcaccaaataacaattcttcaaatttaaaactaatcccaaaggtagatgtagagggatcaTGTCGAcgacgatcacatcgaccttggatccatttccaatgcgcatcgtcacctcgccccacactagtcttcgtttattccgcagctcctgtttcgagttacaaatatgagcaaccgaatcaGTATCAAATACacaggcactactacgattactagtaagatagacatacataacatgtatatcaaatatacattTCTTCTTGAtttggccgctcttcagatcagccaggtaCTTGAGGCAATTGCGCTTCCAATGCCCATCACCCTTGAAGTAATAGCACATAGTATCACACacttagggccagccttgggtTTCTTAGGAGGCGCAACAGCTTTCTTGCcatccttcttgaagttgcccttttccttaggcttgccctgtgatacgtctccgacgtatcgataatttcttatgttccatgccacattattgatgatatctacatgttttatgcacactttatgtcatattcgtgcattttctggaactaacctattaacaagatgccgaagagccagctgtcgttttctgctgtttttggtttcgaaatcctagtaacgaaatattctcggaattagacgaaatcaacgcccggggtcctattttgccacgaagcttccggaagaccgaaggagagtcgaagtggggccacgaggtggcgacacaccgggcggcgcggcccgagccccggccgcgccgcccgtggtgtgggcccctcgtgccgcctctttacctcgcccttccgcctacaaatatcctccggtcgcgaaacccccgatgcacgagagccacgatacggaaaaccttaccgagacgccgccgccgccaatcccatctcgggggattcggagatctcctccggcaccctgccggagaggggattcatctcccggaggattcttcactgccatggtcgcctccggagtgatgagtgagtagttcacccctagactatgggtccatagcagtagctagatggttgtcttctcctcattgtacttcattgttggatcttgtgagctgcctaacatgatcaagatcatctatctgtaatactatatgttgtgtttgtcgggatccgatggatagagaatactatgttatgttaattatcaagttattacctatgtgttgtttaagatcttgcatgctctccgttattagtagaggctcggccaagttttcgctattaactccaagagggagtatttatgctcgatagtgggttcatgtctccgtgaatctggggagtgacagaaacccctaaggttatggatgtgctcgttgccactagggataaaacattgatgctatgtccgaggatgtagttattgattacattacgcaccatacttaatgcaattgtctgttgttttgcaacttaatacctggaaggggttcggacgataacccgaaggtggactttttaggcatagatgcatgccggatagcggtctatgtactttgtcgtaatgcccaattaaatctcactatatttatcatgacatgtatgtgcattgttatgccctctctatttgtcaattgcccgaccgtaatttgttcacccaacatgattttatcttatgggagagacacctctagtgaactgtggaccccggtccattcttttatactcgaaatacaaatcgctTGCAATGCTTGTTCTTTAatgtgttcttgcaaacaatcatcttccacacaatacggttaatcctttgttacagcaagccggtgagattgacaacctcactgtttcgttggggcaaagtactttggttgtgttgtgcaggttccacgttggcgccggaatctccggtgttgcgccgcactacatcccgccgccatcaaccttcaacgtgcttcttgactcctactggttcgattaaaccttggtttcttactgagggaaacttgccgctgtgcgcatcacaccttcctcttggggttcccaacggacgtgtcaactacacgcatcaccctgcttcttgaaactggtaatcttgttgatcatcaacacttggtgctctttctttatctccacttcatgagttttcagcatggagaagagttgaagcaactccttgttcatgcattgcatgttgtagttcatcacgaaattcttataactaggtgacagtgattggaggacacgcttattatgggtgtgtgtccattatatcattctcccaatgacataaccttgttattaacaacatccaatgttcaggaTCAGGAAACCATAATCATACATAGCAcataagtattaatgtttccggtaaataaaattatagcatgggatgtaaatatttatcataaacacaaagacataataataactactttatattgcctcttgggcacatCTCCAACAACAATCTAAACACCATTGTATTAACTCTGAGTGGTTTTGAATTCACCATTTTTATAAGATCAATATCTACTATAAGCAATCAAAAAATATCTACTATACCCATTGTATTGATTCGGTTATTCTGGGATGGCGGGAGTATTCATTTTTTTTCATTGCAGAGTTACTAGCATTTTAACCACGACCAAAAAATACGTCACAACGGCTATGCACTACCACGTACAAATGTACAACACATGTGTGTATGCACTTGGCTTCCTTACGGTGCAAGCCTCTTGACCCGGGGTCCCGGAGAAGCGACGTGCGACGCTTTGCCTAGATTCATTGAACCCATGACAAACATTTAGGACCGGGGGTAATATGTTTGACAACTCACATCCTATATTGCGATGTAGCCTGCATTCACTTCTTTTATAATTTGTGTGACATAATATTTGTTCATATCCGTCAGTGGCATTTAAACTTATAACTTTTTCTTTACTTCATGATGGTTCATGAATGAGAAAGTAATGCACCTATGCTGGATGCCACTCCTTAAAAGCGTATTTGGCATTCACTTGGTAGGTGAGGCTTTGGGGGTCAAATATACGACATTAACTCTTTTGTACACGTTCTGAAAGAAATTAAGACAGGAGGTAAAGGAAACTCCATAAGCTACGCTAGGTTCAAATTGAAAAACTAATATCCAATTATATTCGAGCTTCGACCTACCTTTCCTGGTGTAAGGATCTCACTTCTCTATCTGGCACCGGAGCTTTGGCGGGGAATTGTTTTTCCGCTTTGGAACTTTGTTCTAGCTACGCCCGGTGCCTAGGTTCCTATTTTTTTTGTTAGTTGTAATGTAATAGTTTTGAATAAACCAGTATTTGTATCGGGTTCGACCTAGTTTTGCTCATAAAACATGTAAattctcttttctataatgaattgCATGTTCTACATGCCCCTTTTCGAGGTGTTCCTCATGAAAAATAAGCATGCTTCAACTGCAACCATTTCAATGGAACTGGTGTGAATTTCATCGAATATTTCCATTACACTTTTTTAGGTTAAGATactgatgataataataatgatgtCTCCTTCCATATATGCACGGTTAAACACCATTGTATTAAGTCAAATACTTTATTGACCATTTTTATACGAAAAATATCAAAAGCTACTGTATCCATTTGTATTGATTTACTATTTACATTTTTTCTACTCACTACGATCCACAATAAGTGTTGGGCTATagatttatttttaataaaaatgaaATAAAGTTCTAACACTTATCATGGTTGAAGGAAGTAAATAATTTTATACTATACTGCGAATACGGCGCACACATGTAGCGCTACCCCCGGGCTATGCAGTACCACATACAACGCATGTGTGTATTCACTCCGCTTCCTTACGGTGCAAGCCTCTTGGCCTGGGTCCCGGAATAGCGGTGTGTGTCGCTTTGCCTAGATTCATTGAACATGTAACAAGTATTTAGGACCAGCGGGAGTTATATGTTTGACAGCTCACATCTTAAATCGCGACGTAGCCCGCATTCATTTCTTTGGTCCTTGATGCGAAATAATATTTGTTTATATCCGCCATATAACTTTTCTCCTTCATAATGgttcatgaaggagaaagtaacAGATAGATACTTGAGGCCACTCCATTTGGCATTCGCTAGGTAGGCGAGACTTTGGGGGTCAAATACACGACATCAACTCTTTTGTACACGTCGTGAAAGAAATTAAGACAAGGAGGTcaagaaaactccataagctaactAATATCCAGTTATATTCGAGGTTCTACCTACCTTTTCTGGTGTAAGGATTTCACTTCTATATCCGGCACCGAAGCTCTGGCGGAGAATTGTTTTGCCACTGTGGATTTTTAGACTAGGTttctgtttttttgttgttgttggttgTAATAGTTTTGAATAAACCATGCTTTGTATGGGTTTCGACCTAGTATTGCTCATAAAGTAGGTCGATTCTCTTTTCTAGAATGAGTTGCATGTTCTCCATGCCCCTTTCCGAGGTGTTCCTCGTGAAAAATAAGCATGCTTGAAATACAACCATTTCAAAGCAACTCACATGAATTTCATCGAACATTTCCATTTCATATCCATGGGATATTTTGCGCTTaagatattgatgataataataataatgtatCCTTCCATATATGCACTGTCAAACACCATTGTACTAAGTCAAAGCCTTTTAAAAACCATTTTATAAGAAAAATATGAGTATCAAAACCTAATGTAGCCATTTGTATTGATTCTATATTTATATTTATTCTACACACTACGGTCTATAGTAagtgctgaaaatttagtttcttttttagctaaaaataaataaatttcaaCACTTATTATCATGAATCGGAGGGACTAAATAAATTAGTACCACTATACAGTAAGCGTTACTAGCGTTTTAACTATGCTAGTACGGAGAATACGGCGCACACCTGTAGCGCTACCCACCGGCTACACTAGGCAGTACCACGTACAGCGCGTGTGTGTATTCACTCGGCTTTCTTCCGGTGGAAGCCTCTTCTTGGCCTGAGCAGCAGCGTGGCTCGCTttgtcttcgatctgcataagggcatgtacattggtttagacAGATGGTGTCTGTAGTACTAATACATGTCATATATAGACAATACTATGCGATAATGCACAATGATGTCATGTCCGTAAGTTCGCCTATTTTTAGCCATAACCATATGTGAAGTATAAGTTACGCACACCCTCCATACAATGAGCAAAATTGCAGCATCTGTAGTATCGTCCGTAAGATCGCTACTGCATCGTCTCAGTAATCTTTACTGCATGACCTCActctctctcctcattctctttcctccacatcatcaaaatcacaTATAACCACCATTTACAGACAGCTTAGTcagcaccattgtacatgccctaaccgCTGGATTAGTTTAGTGGTAACCCAAATTGCCCAATTAGTCGTAGGATAATCATCAAAAGGCCGGTCGTCACCTCTTCTCCTCGGCCTCCGCGCCACGCGCTGTGGCTGTGCCGTGCCGTCACATTGGAGCGTGAGTAATAAAAGCGCGAGCTTTCCTTCCTGGGTCCTTTGGCTttggcgagagagagagagataaactgCCCACCACCACTGCACAATTGCAAGCCCACTCTCCAACCCAGTTCCTCCACCCGCTCCCCACCTCGCCGGCTTCTTTCCTCCTTCGACTTTACCTTTCTCGTAGCGCCGGGCCGCCGGAGCGCGTCTTGGATCCGCCGCGGAGGGGATGGATTTCGCCGGAGGCATTGGTGGCGATcagaggtgtgtgtgtgtgtgtgagacagatacctcttcttcctcctcccctccGTCCTCCCCCGGTTTTCACAAGcgacgcgacggcggcgcggggagaaaagtctctgttttttttttcctccGTGGCGCGGAACCGCGATTTGTTCGTTCCTTGCGTTGTGCGGTGGACTTTTAATCCTGTCGTCGTCCTCGCTTGATCGATCCCTAATTTCGCTTTCTCTGTACGGCGGTTCCGTTGGTTGGGTGCGGCGccgccttttttcttttctttccttcttctctCTTTCGTCCTCGTTCTTCGCCTTGATCTTTTCGGCGTCGTATGATGTTGGGACGAGGAAAGACTTCCAATTCTGGGAGGCAAAAGGATCATGTCTTCTTTTGGGGGCGCTTTGCTCTTTTGTGGCGTACTGTCTGTCCCGGCTTAGTTGCGGTTAGGTCTTGTCTTTTGCTGTTAAACCCTAGCTTGATGGCGGCTGTTCATGCCGTGCTCCCGTTCCTTGTGCTCTCGTCTGCCACATGGTTGTCAGGTGTTTGTTTCATGGTATTGCCTTAATCGTCAAACGTTTCCTTTTTAGTGTTACTTACCATTGCGGTTGTTAGATTTTTCTGCAAATCCTGAGTGACCCCTTTGAACCAAAGAGCCCCCTTACGTCTCTGAACATTCTGATTTTTCCGTAGGAAGAAACGCTGAAACGTACACAACATGAAAGGTTTTTACCCCTTCTTTCTTAGAAAAAAACCTTGAAAAATTGACCTTAGATATTGATTTGCTTTAAGGCGTGCGATGCAATCTACTGTTCAGATTGCAGCTCTTGCTGTATAATAAGCATGTGCAAAAGTTGTGAATTCCACATTGCCACTCGTTGTTTTGTCAAGTTTTTACCTGAATAGTCCTTCCCTAACAATGCTCTTCCATGTGCAGTGAGATGTGGGAATGGCAGAGTCCAGAGTTTGATCTGCAGAAGGATTTGGTACCAGGTTCGCAACTCCACCATTCCTTCTGTCCATAAGCTGCATCCAGTGAATTGCTGATCGTTTCTTCCGATTCGGCAGCTCCATCTAGCTCCTTGTGGGCTGAAACAAACAGCAGTGTGATTGATTCTTGGAGCATGTTCGATGAGCAAACTCCAATAAAAGAATGTACAGACATAGATTTGCCCTTCTGTGATATAGGAGGTAAGATTGTACTCTTTTCCTTACATATCCTGGTTACCTTCACCAGTAGCATACTGTACTATCATAGAAGGATGTTTAGCATGTAGTGTGAAGTCACAAGTCACTAGTATGTTTTACTACCCATGTTCTGAATTGAACCGTTGTCTGCTGTCTTCGTACACTCTCTTACTCTTCTTTGGAACGTTCTTTTTTTTATGGGCTTGCCTTGTAGTTGATTTGTAAGTTCCTACTTATCTGTACACGAGTCTTTGGTTGCATTTTGTTTGCAAGCAGAACAGTAGATAAGTCATTGGGTTAAAATTTGTGAAACACATGTTTTGCCTAGTTGTGTGCTCATAGCCTCATAGGTTTCATTTGGTCCACCCTGTAGAATTTTATGAAATGCAACTGGTATATGGTTTGACCTTAAATCAGAAGTCAAACAATAGATTCCACATGtaatttctgaaagtaaatctgcATCCTATCATATATTTGGGGCACGCTGACAAGGCAATTCAATTTTAGTGACCTTATGCAAGCACAATGCAGATATTACTATCAAGGACTTCGATGAAGGGAAGGAAACCTTACAAGCTAAAAGAAGACGTATGCTGCAGTTCTGTCCAGAAAATGTTGAGGTATGTGCTGTAGATGGATTCTTGAAGTCGCCTGTTCTAAAAATGAAGTTACCTGTGGATTTTGAACTGTGTCCAGTCAATGATTATATGCATTAGAATGGTGCTAAATTCCATCAATATCTATCTCTTTATATGCAGATGGAGTGTCCGATGACAGATGGGCTGTTAGAAAGCCTGCAAGTGGATTTGGATTTCTCTAGTAGGTCTTTCATAACCTCTGCTAGTGTTAATCTGAGTTGGTTCTTCTCCATTTATCCTAATACTAGAGGTGATTTCAGGTGATGAGCATTTGTTACTTGCTGATGGGACAGAGGAACTACCTGAAGAATGGCTGGTGGATTGCTCGCAAGACAGTGTACCTAGTTGCCCTCCTGCAGAAATGTATGTTCTTTTTCCTGAGGTCCACCTTGTGCCCAACTTGATAGCATTTCAGTTAACTGCCATCTGTTTAGTATTTTTGTTTCTCATGCTGTGTTTATGATCCTTCTCAACAGGAATAGTCCTCCTAGTGCGTCTGTGCAAACCAATATCTCCGGTTAGTATAATTGTCCTAGGATACATTTCGGCAATGATTATCGCAATTATAAAGCTGCTGACCACAACGCTTTGTTTAACCTTCAGCTCTCCAGATTTCTTTAGTCGAGGAGCAGTCTAACAAAATTGTGAAGAAACCTGCGCAATCTCGACCTACACCTCTGAAAGGTATATGCTCGACTCTACTGCAGTTTTATCGAAGAAATATCTGTTCATACATTTTCCACACGAACTTTCTGTTTGCATAATTTGTCcaagtcgttgatgttctgctcaTACATTGTTGTTCTGACCCGCAGCTGGAAGAAACATTCTGAGAGCAAGGAAGCAGAAAGCAACGGTGGCGTACCCTTTCGAGCTGATCAAGCCATGCGGTTTCCGCGGCgacaccactctgagggatataaaCCAGAAAATCCATGCACCGCCTCCGTACAGGATCAGGCACAAGTACGACAACGAGCCAGTCTCGTACCAGGCCTCGGCCATCTCCGGGAAACCCGTGGTGCACAAGACGAAGATCCACACCGAGGGGGGAAAGGGCAGCATCACCATCACAAGAACGAGAGGCTAAGTCTCCCGTGCTGTCTAGGTATAGCTGATTTTGTGGCCAAAGAATTGTgtgtgttgctgttgttgttggatTGTGCTTGCTGCAGCATTTGGCCTGTGTTGGCTTGTTAGTAGAAGAGGGCGGTGTGCTGCAACATTAGAGTGGTGGTAGAGGACTAGAGGGTGTTTGTAGTCAGCGGGTATGGCTAGTctgattctttcttttcttggttgaTGAAAGGTGGAAAAGTTGGTGTGATCAGGTAATTATGGACATATTTAGTTTGGCgagatcatatatatatatattttgcagTATACCAGTCTGGTTGCTATATATCTACTGTATTGCTTGAGCCTGGTCAGGACTGAAACTCTGAATCATGCTCATACCCAGATCCAACTAAGATCGTCATCAGAGCAGCCCCCACTTCAGAGCAGCCCCCACTTCCTGCCGTACTAAGATAACGGTCGGGATCTGCAGTGGTAATTAGCACCAGGATCTTGTCTTGCGTGTTAACATAGTACTGTAGATCCGATGGTCTCGCGTTGCGGGGTACTGTAGTAGCATGTGCATCTCGTACGGTGCAGGAGTCCAGAAGAAACAGATGctgggtgatgatgatgatggtgtcgTCCTACTGTCCTTGGCTCATCCAAGCGTAAACATCGGTTTTATCAGGACAGAATTAAACCCTCGGGCCGTGCGGATCCCGTGCATTCCCTGTTGCTTCATTTACTCTGATCCGTGCTTAGACTATGCTCTGGTCTGCCATGATCAGGAATGTCGGGCACGGACAATGTGCGGCAGGAGCAACACATACGTGCAGGGATCTCATCTCATGTCATGGAAGTTCTGCACGACCTCTTTGCAACCCAACAATTTAACACGGAGACAGATTATGTGATGTGATTTCCAGTAGGAACATGATCAAACTTTGGCTCGGCCTCCAATCCCGGGGAATTTCCGGGTAAAGTAGCAACTTCATTAATCCGAGAGGATTACACAACGGTCGAGTTCAAGCATCTAAAGAAGGTCACCAGGCTCGGAACTAAACCAAGTCTCACGTGGCATTCCAGCCTAGCGAGATTCGCTAGATGGTGGCTAACCCTAACCTTGAACAACGTCAAATATTGATGGAACAACTTGGCGCGTGTCCACCCCGGAAGAAGGAGAGAGATGTCATCCCTCCTCATGCTAGTGCCTTGGAAAATTGAGTTTTCAATAACAAGCAAACCTTGCCTACGAAATCGAAAGCGGGCAACTACGTTCTTGCCGGCGCGGAATTTTTTGGTCCTTTCAATTCCGGGAGATTAGGACCTTACCTTCCTTTGTCATAAGCTTAGGACATGCCTTTGTGACTCTTCTTCTTATCTAATGAATTAAGGCAAGCTTTTTGCCGGACGTTTCAGAAAAAAAGTACTAACAGGTACATCCTAAGGATAGAGAGGAGGCGATTCAAAGATCATTTCACCGATGGAAGGGTTTCCTTTTTCTAGGTATCCGCAGTGTCTTGTTCAAGATGGTGAGGTGGGGGCTACGTCCCGAGGTCAGAATAAGTTCCTCCTTGCCATATCCCCGTTTAGGCGGTGCGTGTAGCAACCGATAGAGGGTGTGTAGACTTGTCTTCCAGCCAGATCATCTGGGATCTGGTGGGTGTTTGTGTCAGTTGGCATGGTTACAGGTCTGGTCCTTCTGATCTGTGCTTCTCATCTTTGGCGATGGTTGTTACTCTGGTGTGATGGTCCTTTAGAAAATCAGCACGACGACTTCCTTCTCATCTatttactacaacaagctctattaGGACAATCTTTGCCTGAGTCCGGTGAGGGAAGGGCGAGAACGGTGCCGCACCTTAGTGCAAGTGTTTTTTAGAGTTTTGGTGGGTATTTCACAAGTGTTTTTTTTTGGTGAATTTACTTTCCACACGAAATACTACCCAAAACACTTAAATCCTCTTTCAACCATGAAAGAAATTTGTACCTTTATAAAGTAAACAAAATCAGGAGAGGAGAGGACGAGTTGTTATCTAATATCAAGAATTCGTCCATCGATTTGCATAAAAACCCTAGGCGGTAGGCACTCATAGGAAAGTAGATCAGGAGCGGAGGGGAGGAGGTGgataatctctactacttataaaggcacgaagtgccgtagGAAAAATAAATCTGGACCATCCATCCACTTAGATCACACGGTCCACGATCGTCTGTTCTCCCTACCTCCTTCCCCGCACGGCGCACACCCCACACTCCCCGCTCTGATTTTTAGGGATCAATTCCACCAGATTTATGTTACGTTGTTAACGAGAAGTTAATACGCTAATTTTCCCTTCCTTTCCTATCATCACACGCCCTTATTTCCGATCCTCCCATCGCGCTTCCCCGACCACCATATCTTACCACGTTATGTGCATTAGATGCATATCGCCAACTAATTCAACAAAGGGCACGCTAAAGAAGACCATCAAACGGACTGAACCAACAATCCAATCGCGATCTGCAGTCCCGGGAGGCGATGGATCGCCGACGTCGGCAAAGGGCACATGCAATAGATCGCTGACGTCGGCAGAGAGCGCACGCGGTGgacaaggcggcggcggtgctgcggAAGGTATGGCGCGGAACAGCGGAAGGTAAGGTGCTGACTGCGGATATCAGCGCGCTCCGGCGCGAGTTCGGCGCTCTGGGGCGCGGTCATGCACACGGCCGCCAGCCCCGAGCAGGCCACGTTCTGCGACCACCAGCTCGCATACACGCTCAGCTTTGGGTGCCGGACAGCAGCCATCCATCTTATGTTTATGCAAACTAGCCAACTTGGTTCACGAAATTATGTAAGTGTTATTATCCTGCAAAAATACATGATGCATTTGTGTACAGTTTATTATCCCTAAAAAGTACCAAAGTTTATCTTGACCTTTACATATCGTTCTtaacttcttcttttttttacaTTGTATATAGATTAACGAAGGAAGAGCAAACAAGGCCTGAAGTACAAACATTTTTTTGAGGCAAAtcagtgggtttccccactgtgTATATTTATATATTAGAAGTACAAACTGATTACAAGACTAGACACAAAAGAACAATCCTACTGAGGACCTACGCCCATCGTCTTACAGAGAGACAACGAAAATAGAGTATCATGCATTTGTTTTTCAAGATGACAGGGTTAGTATAAGCAATTCTACTGACGGCCTATAAGCAATTCCATTGAACTTTTTAAATTAATTAAAAGAGAGTTATCAtgcatttttttttcatatttcacTTGGAATTTTCGACCTATGACAAATTTCAAAACTAAAATAGAATATAGGACACATGTTTTTAAATTTCCCAAGGAGTTTGCCTAATATATTACAAATTTAGAACTTCTTTTACCGATTGATCTCAATAATACTATTGTTCTCGGAATGCCGGAGTATAAACTCTTGCATGTTGCCCTCtatcagatttgatgctcttgcAAGATGATAAGGTTATGCAAGTTTATCTTCCTAtgttccaaaatataaggtgtCCTTAAATTCGCGGGTCAATGACTTACAACTTTGACTATAATTTATACTTATAGTGTATCCACAAAATTTGTATAAATATATGCGAAACGAAAGAGAACTGTAAGATGAATGCAACGATACAATTAATAGATACATGCTCAATCCATATACTTTAGTATATGTTAGTGGTTAAAGTTATGCATCAAAGACCGTGCAAAAAATGTGCCTTTTATTTTTGGGCGGAGGGAGTAGAAAAGTAGATATATGTGCTAATGTATACTTTTGGTAATACTATgagattttttattttgtttgtgaTAGATGTATGTCCTTGGCAACTGTATGTCGCA contains:
- the LOC124667333 gene encoding protein XRI1-like: MDFAGGIGGDQSEMWEWQSPEFDLQKDLVPAPSSSLWAETNSSVIDSWSMFDEQTPIKECTDIDLPFCDIGDITIKDFDEGKETLQAKRRRMLQFCPENVEMECPMTDGLLESLQVDLDFSSDEHLLLADGTEELPEEWLVDCSQDSVPSCPPAEMNSPPSASVQTNISALQISLVEEQSNKIVKKPAQSRPTPLKAGRNILRARKQKATVAYPFELIKPCGFRGDTTLRDINQKIHAPPPYRIRHKYDNEPVSYQASAISGKPVVHKTKIHTEGGKGSITITRTRG